TTTTTGTTCGTCCTCAAAGAACATGCCTTCCGAGTAAAGGGAAGAGAACTAAACCCCCCACAAAAGACAATCAATTCGCGCAGTAAATAAGAGAAAACAAGTTGCAgcttctcatttttttttcttcttttcaagatagCCTTATCGATTGTGTTGCTTGACATTAGCACAACTCTGTTGCTTGAAAAACAAAGCAATTCGATTGTGGACTAATTGATATCCACAAGTCTCTCAATAATACAGATAAGGTGAATTCCCACAAACAGATGTAAATtccttttctttgaaaaaaaaaagaactggGGAATCACTAATTTCTATGCGATCTACTACTACtgtattatttatattctatgACTCGGCTCAATTCTTTTGGATCCTACACAACTTTATGCCGAAACTCAAAGAAGTTGAACTCTACCCTTCACGATGCTACTACTCTATTTACAAGTCAGATTTGGCATCTCTTGTGCAGTTCATAGAACCAAGAACTTGCTTATTATCACGACCGACTTTTTGACCAGCAAGACGGTTTACTAATCTGTCTAGAGCTTCCTTCATCCACCAGTGTTGACAAACATCCCTTGCTTCGGTGACGCTCATCTAAAGGGAAAGTTTCAAACAAAAATCAGTGACCCTTTCAGAAAAGTACAACCCTACCATAATAAAATACTGCTTCAACATTCATTCAATTTGTTCATCTTTCTTACCCATACTCTTTGACGAACGTTTTGCTCAGGCCAGAACTCCAATTGCTCTTCAACAAGTAAAGGGAACATGTAGCCTTCATAGAAAGTGTCATGAGTCTTACTCTTGAAACTCCATTTACCCAATTTACCCTGCACCACCACAAAAAGGAACATCTTTTTGTTAATTTACTAAGCATTTTTTAGTAATCATTATTTTTGGCCAACATCATGATTAAATAGCTTACCCCAACAATGCCTCTCACCCCAGCTTCCTCCATGGTTTCTCTCAAAGCTGCCTCCTTTTTTGATTCGTCCAATTCCCAGCCTCCCTGGTATTCGGTCAAccaaaataatgataaatgaataaaataaatctaaataatgTGTAACTTGGCCCATTTGGGTGTTGGTGTTGATTATTGACTAATAATTGATAATGGGTCTACCTTCGGAAATAGCATCCCTTTTCCCTTCTGAGAACTGATAACCAGAACTTCCAATTCATCAGAAACGTCCAAAGAAGTTTTCTGCCCAATCTTAAATCTGTACGGTATGCATCTGCATGAACACGATTGcacacacaaaattaaaaacacaattaGTAACGAGAAATGAAATTCTACAATTCTACAGAAACAATGCAATCCTCAATTCACCAAACTAATTTACTTTCAATTCCCTCATTAAAAACCCATTTTCAAATTCCTAGTATCCAGTAACCACAAACCAGCAACCTTCAACTGCTTTACTCTTCTCTTAACCAGTAAACACAACTCACCCAAATCAGAACAAAGTttaaaggaataaaaaatagtttcgACAAAGTTGGACAGGAAAAGAATTATATGAAATCCCATTTGCCCAAAATTAAAGAACAAGAGAGAGTTAAGAAGACACGAACCCCACAACTTGGCGACGACCTTTTCTATAACGTTGCAACTCTCTGCCGGTACGAGAAACCAATGCCACAACATTTTCCTGGGCAACCACAgccaccatttttttttcttctgtttaaCCCTTTTAAGGAAATTTCTAAACAAA
This sequence is a window from Vigna angularis cultivar LongXiaoDou No.4 chromosome 2, ASM1680809v1, whole genome shotgun sequence. Protein-coding genes within it:
- the LOC108327731 gene encoding nudix hydrolase 18, mitochondrial, producing the protein MVAVVAQENVVALVSRTGRELQRYRKGRRQVVGCIPYRFKIGQKTSLDVSDELEVLVISSQKGKGMLFPKGGWELDESKKEAALRETMEEAGVRGIVGGKLGKWSFKSKTHDTFYEGYMFPLLVEEQLEFWPEQNVRQRVWMSVTEARDVCQHWWMKEALDRLVNRLAGQKVGRDNKQVLGSMNCTRDAKSDL